In Gossypium hirsutum isolate 1008001.06 chromosome A10, Gossypium_hirsutum_v2.1, whole genome shotgun sequence, the DNA window ttttatatttaaaacaaaTGCAATTACATATCTCTTTGAATCCAACATAATTCTATTGCCTTCCTTAACCTATAGCTAGGGTTTGTGGAAGATCATAAAAGGctacaaattttggctttttcatACTTCTTTTCTCctcataaaatatatcataataacaCACACTATACTCttcttaaatttataatttgatttctttattatatagattttagaatttatatccaattgttgacattgttaaaattattttgtaaaatctaagttcattacaacatcatttttttaattacatgtcTACCAAGTAAACTATTTTATTACTTCAAAATATCATACCAacaagttaataaaaaaaattaacagtattaacaattgaacctgaattttaaaatgtaaaaaataaaaaaactacatttttaaaaataaaaatataaagactaaatttcaaatttataaaaagatacataaacttaaaacatattttaacctaaaaaaataTGGTCCAACTTTCAACCTTGGGCACCAATTATTTTACTCCTAAAACTCCTTTGAATAATGGGCAAAAAAGTCTATATATCCAAAAATAACAACAACAAGCTTAATGGGTGTAATATCGGTGGCATTGCTACGATATATTAGTATGGTTGTTAACAGTTAGGTTGATTATTTATTTGTGTAAAATTATAaggtaaaaatttaaaagataaaatatgttttaggtctcTATACAttttgtatatttagaatttagtccctctacatttatattcagaaatttagtgcCTCTAGATTTAGATTAAAAAATTCAGATACAattattacaattttaaaattcatcTATTAAATTCTCTATGTcacattttgaaataataataataaaaacacttGATAGTCATATAACAATAAAAACAATgttgaaaatattgattaatatttttttcttaaaaatactcATTAAAACTCGtcatgttaaaataattattttttatggaataatgttctttaaaaaaatttatgtcatcattttttattgaaatagttaataataattatttagatTAACCAATGACATTACAAAAGCAGATAggtcaaattatgtcaaaaagtAAAGTAAGTCGATAAATCTCAAGTTTCAGCATAGTTTAGAGgctaaaattgaaatttgactaTTTTCCTATAATGTAAAATATGCAGCACAAATCTAAAAGAAATGGGAAGTCATGAGTTAGTCTCTAAGACTTGTACATGacaatcaaattatatataaccatataatattttaataaaaaagttaaaaatattaattatttagactaattgataacattataaaaatacaaagaccaacttttgttataaattaaagtatagaaattaaatcTCGAATTTGGACGTAATAAAGGGACtgaaactaaaatttaaccatttctccaaatgtaaaaaaaaaaaagaaaagaaaaaaagaaggtaaACTACACTAGAGATCACCCTAAAACAACATTGTTCCTATTTTGATCACTctaaatatattttgttaatttagtttttattgttAGTAAAAATTGACCAAAATGATCGCTCAATCGTTAAACCCTTAACGAATTGTTGGCTGGACatgcaaaaaaggaaaaaattttcttctaatccctttaaaaattacaaaaattttaaattaatccctTAAATCTTCATAAAAAATCCATATTAAACAACATTAAGAAATAGATCTAGCCTCCCATATGCTTCCGCTTCCCCCACTACCtcctttgttttcttcttttatcTCGACATTaaggtaaattttttaattacccatattttttcatttatttattttctaactaaataatttagttactatcATTTTTTTCAAATACACCATGATTTATGACAAGATGCTAACTCTTCGCGCACAAATTATATGtaacaagaaaaaaattttaaatgtaaaatctTTTATTAACTCAAACATTGAAACTacgtaataattaaaaatatgtacaaaatATGGTGAGAGGTGAGATATCCAAATATGGGTAAGTGAGTAAAATAATTGGAAAATATTGAAGGCAAAATCTAGTACTGGTACATCGATTATATTTACACATGGGATGACTGATTTTTTATTGAACCCCCGATGGCTTGGCACATGAGATGATGGCCACACCGACCAATCATCAACTTAtgatattttcttcattttatatttttattttttaaaaataactttgAAACCTTTTTAATCTATAGATAAAAAGGCTACAATATTGGTTATGGACCCTCCTCTCCCCCCACCGATTTTATTTATGAAaacgataaaaaaaattaaaatatgatacaaatattCCAACGTGatcaaatttacataaaaaatatttatatattaaatttaaaaaaattataaagtaaatattattttgaaaattacaGTAACCAACTCAATTAAACTCTatctttataatattatatatattaagattGATTTAGTTTTTATTATATGTCAATTAAACATTAATTTAGTATTGATTGAGTCTAAACTCAATTAGCATCGGTATTGATTGATTTAGTTTTTATTATATGTCGATTGCGCTGAAGcgtattatcttcctatttatgggttgaggatGGACTATGGGTAATTCTAAGTATTATGTCAAAAacattaatttagttaaataatgataaaaatacaTTTATTCTACAAAgtatattatgttattttcaagatatttttgttattttatttttttataaaaaatatatacacataatagAATTTAAATCTGAACATTTATATAGCTTTTAATACCCGTACTTTATCGCTCAATTAAAACATCATTTGCTTTTTATATCGATATTTTATAAATACATTTATCAcatgaatgtatgtatatatatgcccTTCTAAATcaacattttatatataattaattacacTCCATTGCTAATTAATTTATCTCCCTCAAGGTGATGCTTAAATAATTCAAGGGTTTTCTTGATAATGTAGATCTGAGAAGTTAGTAAACTAAAGGaggaaaacaaaaatatattttatcaatgtgtttggtaagaaaaataattctttttcacTCTTTTGTTAATAAAATTGTATATAGTCATAGTTGGCTTACACCTCTCTAATTTTTCTCACCttctataatttaaatttaaaataatttattttttcaatactATATTAAGTGTAGGAAATGGAAAAATACGATTTGAATTCATGTTAAGTACATGtctgataaaaattttaaacaccGCTTCATTCAAATTAAGATTGGACATATTTTTTTTCCGACtcaaaaaccctttttttttaaatacttttttcgCTCTATCTTCCCATTCCCCAATCAGTAGAATTATAACTAATACATTCATATAATTATAGAATCTTtacatgtaaaaaataaaaataataaaattaatgaaagTTGTAATGGTGAATTTGAATAAGTAtgaaaattaaagtaataaatggAAATATATTAAGAAGAGCTTAGAGCAGTTGTAAGTTGTGAGAAATGAGATGTATTATGGGTGGTATAGTTATTATTCTGAGTCGGTGATGGGTTGAGTAATTCCAACACCACATCTTCATATCTCATCCAACCCTTTTAAAATATGAACATACAAACACGTGAATTGGACCCAATCTAATAACATTATACAAATCCAATACCAGTCTGTAAATTAGTATGTAGATTATCACACCaatgttattaaaaaattaatatttatattaaaattatgatttaattttgttagaaaaacaaaatttacaaacatctttattttttaaaaaggaaataaaaacttaattgttAATCTTTATTTGTTTAGATGAATCTCAACTTACAACAATTTTACCACTATAAATGTGACTTcagtgtttaatttttattttattttaatcaggCATACAATTTAATCTTCTCtcgtatttttataatattttttaaaaaaaaattctatttttaatggttaaaatgtaaatttatcaaAAGTCTACTATGGTCTATTGAATTTTTGTGTGGTTTTAATTGTGAGATCAAATAAAAGTAAacacttaaataattaaaaccaaaataaaataaaatttaaaatttgagatagtaaaagaataatatatatatatatatatatataaataattaagcccaaataaagaaagaaacaagCGTAAATAAAATGGTTGAAAAATAGAAATCAGGCGTAAATGGCAAAAACTTGGGGGAGaagaatataaaaagaaaaaaaaataattaaaagtggaaaatgaaGATGGCGTGTAGGGGAAGCAACCACAAGAGAAGGAAAGAATATACCAAAACCGCGTAAAAGAGCATGTGGTTTGGGAAGAGAAGGTGGCCGTTGGATGGGACACGTAGGAACGGAAAAGAGGACAAAAATACACGTGTAAATGAAAAGAGAGGCGACATCGGCCGTGATTCGGGGACCAAAATGCAGGGGCAAATGTggtttcacgaaatcatttttattacaaaattacaaaaccaCTTTTTATGTAGCAGCAAAGAATGGTGGACAGAAATTTGCAACTTTTTTTCCACATTTTTCACttccattttccttttcttctttttttgggaTTTTCTCCGTAGAAGTTTGGTTGTACCTTTGAAAACAcgattactatatttttattttgtcggCAATGACAAAAATTGAAAATCCCTAGACGAAAATtctcacataaataaataaaaattaatattatcagTGAGTAAATTTagttatgattatttttttaatattaaaatttgaattatcgttaattaaaaataaaataattaagtgataatataaaatagttattttatctTTAAGCTATAAGAGATAACTATGAATAAAAGAGTTTAAATTCTTGTAGAACAATCAAATGGACAAAAAATCACTTTCACTCATGTGATTAGATCAAATGAAGTATCTCAAAAAGCTTAGAAAATCTTTATAGATTTCTCTACTTGAATCAATTTTGACAAACACTATAGTTGCTTTAAggaaaaattacatttcaatCAAGTTTAATTGCggagaaaaagttaaaaattatttttgaaaaaaaccaCTTTTCAATTCAAATCAATCGAAAAAAAGATGTACAAATCTATTTTAAAAGCAAACCATTACCAtactagaagcaatttgcatccATCTAAAAAGCAAGTATAAACAATTACTAAATTGAagtaaaatagaagaaaagacacaaatgatatatattttttagtattggATAAATTTCAAGAGATTATATAACTTTTTTAACTCTGAAATTTGTAAGACACAACGTTTGAATTTGCATGATGGTATTATAATTAGTGAATTTTGGTCGAATGTAGAAAAGCCAAAGTTAATGAATAATTTGGAAAAAGAATTTCGGATTGAATGAAAATTGAAGagttataaataaaagaaataatatagaCGGAAATCGGATTGAACCAggttatttgattttttaggaCAATGTCTGGTGAGGCGTGTGGGTTTTGTCGGGGAAGAAGTAGGCGAGTAATGAGTTAGAAACTCAGCTGACGCATACATTGGCTCAGCATTTCATAACGCGCTTATTTATTACTTCATTTTCCAATATCAGTTATAAGAGAAatagaggttttttttttaaaagaaaagaaaagaaaagaaaatttcagatATGGTGAGGTGGTGGCACccttttctcacttttttttttaaaaaatgatatagaTTTCACgtactactttttttttttaatatgaagtTAAAAAATAAAGACTAAAGTTGGGTGGCCTTGAAAAGccaaaaagatggaaaaatgataGAAAAAACACCTTAATAAATTGAAAGCAAAAATAGAGAAGAGACGAGATTAGGTAAGTTAGATTAGAGGTAGTAAGtaattaaaagagaaaatatttgtttaaaaaataaaataagaaaaggaGTAAAAAAGACGGCCCCCGTCAACGCGTACCCAAAGGTAGACCTAAAATAGAGGGGGCGGTCCATAAACAATAAATGCGGTCCAACACCGGCCTCCGTTAATCGCCACGTACCGTACACTTAATCAACCGGCAAATGCCGGTCTCTACTCTTCTCCTATGCTTATACTATAATCCCAAGCTGTTCTCCAAATTCCCAACCCAAAGTCTTTTTCACATACACTTCACCCCAttttctcactctctttttctatcattttttttttaagaaaatgtcTCTTTTTGGTTTAATGCAAAGATAAGAACTTTGGGTTCCTTTTGTTTcttagaaaaacaaaaaatatggaGGAGAATATGTGAAAAAGTGTGtggagaagaagaaagagaatttCATTTCCATGGCGAATTTAATATTTTCCGATGAGAATCCGTCAGCGgcggcagcagcagcagcagcagaagCGACCAGTTCCGGTGGAAGCATCTTTGACATGGCAACTGGAGCAGGGGCATGTGATGGAGATACTAAGTGGGGGTCTTCTTTAGGTTTCATGGACTTGCTTGGCATCCATCAAGATTTCATTGCCCCTTCTTTATTCGATTCCTTTCAGCCACCACCGATTCTTCCACCACCACCTCCCTCAACATCATCTGAACCACTTCTTCACCAACAACTGGACGCGAAGCAGCTTCAAGCCCTTCCATCGCCGGCCTCCACCCTGCCGGAATCTTCTGAAGTTTTAAACAACCCTGCAACACCAAActcttcttccttctcttcttcaTCTAATGAAGCTGCAAATGATCATGAACCAACCAAAGCtgaagatgatgaagaagaagagcagCATCAAGACAAGACAAAGAAACAGTAAGCTAACCTTTCTTTGACTATCATTTATGGCTTTGGATTCAATACTCACTCTCTCTATTTATTGTTTCTGTTTTTGAGTTAGATATTTGGGGTAGTGTGGGATAAACTTTTGGTTGCTTTGTATTGCTGATTTTTTAAGTAAAGGTTTTGTTTTTTAGCTTTGCTTTTGCTTTTATGGGTTTAGGTTGAAACCCaaaaagaagaaccaaaaaagGCAAAGGGAACCGAGATTTGCGTTCATGACAAAGAGTGAAGTTGATCACTTAGATGATGGTTACCGATGGAGAAAGTATGGCCAAAAAGCTGTGAAAAACAGCCCTTTTCCCAGGTATCAATCAATATCTAATCTAATAACCCCTCTCCCTTTTCATATTGGTCCACTAATGTTCATTTTTAGTAAGCATTGCTATATTATATGGTTGAAAAACAGGAGCTATTATCGTTGCACCAGCGCTGGCTGTGGGGTGAAGAAGAGAGTCGAGAGATCCTCCGATGATCCCACCATCGTTGTCACCACTTACGAAGGCCAACACAAGCATCCCTACCCGATAACTCCTCGAGGAAGCATTGGAATCAACATGGATCCCTCCTCTAGTTTTGGCCCATCTTTTGTTGTTCCTCAACCTCAGTATTTACATCAGCAGCAACAATTGCAACCCTATATATATAACTCATCGCCTTCTTTGAACATTACTAGTATCACTACTAGTGGCTCTAGCTTCAATGCCTCGATCCCTGATTTCCTTCAAGACAGACGTTTTAATACTTCTCCTACTTCTTCTTCAGCTTCGTTACCAAGAGACAATGGACTCCTTCAGGATATTGTTCCAACACAGATGAGGAAAGAGGCAAAGGAACAGTAAGACAGTATGggttctttttttatatataattatatgattGCTGGTATGTTGTTTCCTAATCCTTTACTAACTGATAAAAAACCCAATTCACTATATCTTTTTTTATTCAATCTATTATCATCTGTATAAAATCACCTGTCTTTTTATAGTGTTTTTGCAGGAGAACAAGTGGTTTTGTACTTGGTTTTTCTTGTGGTTATTATTCTTTGTATTTAAGGAGAATTCAATTATGGAAATATtggggtttttttattattaatttcttccAATTGTGCTACACGTTAGtcattttcttctcctttctttttcattgtaTGCATTGTCAAGAGAGAAAACGTAGGTACAAAGAAGactttagggttagggtttttttcaTGAAAAAGTCGTCATGCAGACTAGTTGTTAGCAAAGCAATATTTTATTGGATGCGTCAAAGCTCTTGAACTTGTAGAAAAAGGAAGCTGGGAAATCTACCCTAGGAAGCTAGAGAAAGAGAGAGGGCAGGGCAGTGAAAACAATgtgttaaaagttaaattattatttgaatgcCATATGTTTCATTGATGGAAGTgcaaagaaaaagatgaaaaaaaacaaTGACTTGGTAGTCTAATTCACATTAGCCCCTTTTAAAAATCATGGATTTTTCTTCCTTTCCAAGCTATGGAGATACAAGTCACTAATTTATGGAATGTGAACATAATATCTCTTTCTACTAGTCTTCCCCATATTAGCTCTTACCACACATGCTTCTCTACTTATCTATGGGCAGAAACTATAATGAAAGCGGAAGAGGTTAGGGATGTCCAAGAATCGAGGCTTAGACCTAATGTCAATTATACGATCCGGTTTGACAACATGAAATCTGGGTTGGGAAGAAAATTTACTTTGAGGAGTAATGGCATTGTATCATATTAAATATCCCATCCTTTAGCTTTAACTTAAAAAAGAATATTTCATGTCATGTACAAACTATAGACCAagcatatatgcatatattcttTGTTATCGAAAGTGTCAATATGCACACTTGAATTTCATAAATGGAAACTAAAGAGAAAGTAAAATCTTTTTGAATTCACTGTATATATAGCAGTAATATatactctttttatttattatttgttgtttatataaaatgaaaataaaaaattacagtaTTGTCTGTTAAAGCATACTGTGATATGAGAGTGCTCCAGGTCAAGATACTTATTATATCATGCATTAGTTTGGGAGAACCGGCCACCTCAGGGACAAGACATATATGTATGTTCGAAGATGTAAGAATAAAGAAGAAGGTGAGGCAAAGAATAATGAAAATTTCCTGGATTGTGTTATCAGTATCCCGTTGGAAGATTTTTGTATACAACAGCTGGCTTGAAATTTAGACAGCATCTTCTATTTCTGCTaatgttaatttatatatatatatatacacacaccaTCGATCCAGAAAGGATATGTTTTTTGGGGGGGTTAAAATTCTGAACCACGTGCATGAAAGAATGAGTATATTGTCAGCAAAAGTTGGCCGTCCAAAGCAGCATAACTTGTGGAAACTATtcttgttaatatatatatagagagagagagagagtgtgtgtgtgtgtgtaaatATAGGATAGTCACTGGTTTACTTAATACCACAAAGAAGAAAGAGTAGAGAGAAACGTTTATGTAATTATCTCAACATTCAATATTTTCACCTCTATCATGTTGGCTACCAAAAGGTTCTTGTACTTTctaatttagtcactaattaaatTGGAAGGGAAAATGTGGAAtgcataccatttcaatttgcaAAATATGATATGGAAGATCATCTGCCTTACACCTATATATCCTAAAAAGTTAGGTCTAGTGACTTTCATTCACGATTCATGTTTAGAATTTATGATTgtatttctcaaaaaaaatattaaaaaacatatgcaCTCCTACTATTGCACCTAACACTTATTGGCATATTAAACATCTAAGCAAGAAATAACATACAAATATTGTTTCTATTTGATTTTACAACCCAAtataattcatatgtatatactattaaagggaagatatattattatttatcatgttaattcaaattaaaaatgatttagtatagataatgttacttggACTTCAATTATCAAATAAGTACGAATTAAATATGTGATGACACTcaaataattaatttctaattgatgagtggttaattaataattaaaattaaaatgtaaaaattgagaGAGTaacttttttgaaatatttatgtgTTACTTTGGAATA includes these proteins:
- the LOC107896591 gene encoding probable WRKY transcription factor 48, translating into MANLIFSDENPSAAAAAAAAEATSSGGSIFDMATGAGACDGDTKWGSSLGFMDLLGIHQDFIAPSLFDSFQPPPILPPPPPSTSSEPLLHQQLDAKQLQALPSPASTLPESSEVLNNPATPNSSSFSSSSNEAANDHEPTKAEDDEEEEQHQDKTKKQLKPKKKNQKRQREPRFAFMTKSEVDHLDDGYRWRKYGQKAVKNSPFPRSYYRCTSAGCGVKKRVERSSDDPTIVVTTYEGQHKHPYPITPRGSIGINMDPSSSFGPSFVVPQPQYLHQQQQLQPYIYNSSPSLNITSITTSGSSFNASIPDFLQDRRFNTSPTSSSASLPRDNGLLQDIVPTQMRKEAKEQ